One window of Populus nigra chromosome 5, ddPopNigr1.1, whole genome shotgun sequence genomic DNA carries:
- the LOC133695254 gene encoding STOREKEEPER protein-like, with product MARKRLIEEPPPAVSSSEEEEETDDKEEEPQNGTVKTQQNAAGEKSNDDDDGTEDDDDDDDEEDDDEEVEKKKPGLPSKPSNPNSESDSDADSEDTESTHPPSPSLSGFTIKPISPKRKPDPKPEQPKKEKDVDDKKAEKGAGPGTGGSQRIWSDEDEIVILNGMIEFQNEKGKNSSADTSDFYGFVKESLCFNASNNQFANKIRMLKKKYFIDVEKNESGKYETFSKPHDLECVELAKKIWGAGGTVVGNESNASKNSGKNLSGGGRGIILALAKLGSGEVNGKGKEASVKRGKRGSSEEVEGKQGNSKKQKRVLSEEGDGGEEENVKKGKRGLSEEADGEGKGKDGKKERGKRVLSEEVSGERKGKGGKKEKQAANNELSGGEDANVKKQKRVVNGEWKESSMKKQKAVENEEVEGGEASEDLWDKYPYLRSSLLAEDLPEDVKERAMMMLGKVPEEKLVELEREWRSLMNAKLEFFMMENDLIAKQMKLALDALKSQDY from the coding sequence ATGGCTCGGAAACGCCTGATCGAAGAGCCCCCACCCGCTGTTTCATCTtccgaagaagaagaagaaaccgatgacaaagaagaagaacctCAAAACGGCACCGTCAAAACTCAGCAAAACGCTGCCGGTGAGAAATCAAACGACGACGACGATGGAACTgaagacgacgacgacgacgacgacgaagaagatgatgatgaagaagtgGAGAAAAAGAAACCCGGACTGCCTTCCAAACCTTCAAATCCAAACTCGGAGTCCGACTCGGACGCTGACTCAGAAGACACTGAGTCAACTCATCCACCGTCTCCTTCTCTTTCTGGTTTCACTATCAAGCCCATCTCGCCGAAGCGCAAACCTGACCCAAAACCAGAGCAGCCCAAGAAGGAGAAGGACGTTGATGACAAGAAAGCAGAGAAGGGAGCCGGACCTGGGACCGGAGGGTCTCAGCGTATATGGAGTGATGAGGATGAGATTGTGATATTGAATGGCATGATTGAGTTCCAAAATGAAAAGGGGAAAAACTCTTCTGCAGATACTAGTGATTTTTATGGATTTGTGAAGGAATCACTCTGTTTTAATGCCTCCAATAATCAGTTTGCTAATAAAATCAGGATGTTGAAGAAGAAGTATTTTATTGATGTGGAGAAGAATGAGAGTGGGAAATATGAGACTTTTAGTAAACCGCATGATTTGGAGTGCGTGGAgcttgcaaaaaaaatatgggGTGCTGGTGGTACTGTCGTGGGAAATGAGAGTAATGCTAGTAAAAACAGTGGGAAAAATCTTAGTGGTGGTGGACGAGGGATTATTCTGGCGTTGGCGAAATTGGGGAGTGGGGAAGTGAATGGGAAGGGAAAGGAGGCGAGTGTGAAGAGGGGGAAGAGGGGTTCGAGTGAGGAAGTGGAAGGAAAGCAAGGGAATTCGAAGAAGCAAAAGCGGGTTTTGAGTGAGGAAGGCGATGGGGGAGAGGAGGAGAATGTGAAGAAGGGGAAGAGGGGTTTGAGTGAGGAAGCTGATGGAGAAGGGAAGGGAAAggatggaaaaaaagagagggggaaGAGGGTTTTGAGCGAGGAAGTCAGTGGAGAAAGGAAGGGAAAGGGTGGAAAAAAGGAGAAGCAGGCTGCTAACAACGAGCTGAGTGGAGGAGAGGATGCGAATGTGAAGAAGCAAAAGAGGGTCGTGAATGGAGAATGGAAGGAATCAAGTATGAAGAAGCAAAAGGCAGTGGAAAATGAGGAAGTGGAGGGAGGTGAGGCGAGTGAGGATTTGTGGGATAAGTATCCGTATTTGCGTTCATCGTTACTGGCTGAAGATTTGCCTGAGGATGTGAAGGAGAGAGCAATGATGATGCTGGGGAAGGTTCCAGAGGAAAAGTTGGTGGAGTTGGAAAGGGAGTGGAGGAGTTTGATGAACGCTAAGTTGGAGTTTTTCATGATGGAAAATGATTTGATTGCAAAACAGATGAAGCTAGCTTTAGATGCTTTAAAGTCTCAAGATTATTAG